From one Bifidobacterium sp. WK012_4_13 genomic stretch:
- a CDS encoding carbohydrate ABC transporter permease, protein MSEKNTFPFSSKGPLRITFGIALAVLFVFAFVPAIAVLVVSFTDLRGVTYLPTKFIGLQNYIQYFGLGHRADNLNALKNTLIFASLSTIIQITLALGIAILLNNPKLRGRNIYRAVVFMPTVLGVTVTALVWSLMFNTSGGPIQQVLLLFGKNSAFFGDQNIALYLVIFVQIWMVCGTSVIIFLSGLQAIPQELYEVSSIDGAGPWAQFRFVTLPMLSPSVTANVLLGIVNALQSYQLTYVLTGADKKGTQVLSLQVYMQAFGGRSGTTLSQSQGYAAAISMVQFVLVGVITIATLAYLRRREQK, encoded by the coding sequence ATGTCTGAAAAAAATACCTTTCCGTTCTCTTCCAAGGGTCCGCTGCGAATCACCTTCGGAATCGCTCTCGCGGTTCTCTTCGTCTTCGCCTTCGTTCCTGCCATCGCCGTGCTCGTGGTGTCGTTCACCGATCTACGAGGGGTGACGTATCTGCCAACAAAGTTCATAGGGCTCCAGAACTACATCCAATACTTCGGGCTCGGCCATCGAGCAGACAACCTCAACGCCCTCAAGAACACGCTGATCTTCGCATCGCTCTCGACGATCATTCAAATCACCCTGGCGCTGGGCATCGCGATCCTGCTAAACAACCCCAAGCTGCGCGGAAGAAACATATACCGTGCCGTCGTCTTCATGCCAACTGTTCTCGGCGTCACCGTCACCGCCCTTGTGTGGTCATTGATGTTCAACACGTCAGGCGGGCCAATCCAGCAGGTGCTGCTGCTGTTTGGAAAGAACTCCGCCTTCTTCGGAGACCAGAACATAGCGCTCTATCTCGTGATATTCGTGCAGATCTGGATGGTCTGTGGAACCTCGGTGATCATATTCCTATCTGGTCTTCAGGCCATTCCACAGGAACTGTATGAGGTTTCCAGCATCGATGGGGCAGGGCCCTGGGCGCAGTTCAGATTCGTGACGCTCCCCATGCTCTCACCGTCAGTCACGGCGAACGTCCTGCTGGGCATCGTGAATGCGCTCCAAAGCTACCAGCTGACCTACGTGCTGACCGGAGCCGACAAGAAAGGCACGCAGGTTCTTTCCCTGCAGGTCTACATGCAGGCATTCGGGGGGCGTTCGGGGACCACGCTCTCGCAGTCGCAGGGCTATGCAGCCGCGATTTCAATGGTTCAGTTCGTGCTGGTCGGGGTCATAACGATTGCGACCTTGGCCTATCTGCGTAGAAGGGAACAGAAATGA
- a CDS encoding ABC transporter substrate-binding protein, with protein sequence MKPTSSFRGKLGRGMVAAVAMLAAVGTTAACGSTGSSSSSDSEISGQLNILVSSASASDTAFKQVNKAFEAKYPKVKVNFSSVPNDSYPATKASRLSAGTLDIFVLKNFVEVPSYAKDSTSDDTLMAQSGGLVDLTNESFMKDYTSSVLKAQEIGGKQYSVPTGLSYSTGIYYNKKIFADNGLKAPTTWSELESVMSTLKSKGITPFGIGGKDTWPAGLIMLGSVASEYPTLAAKQALAKNLWTQKVSLTDSKPEGILEKTQTIFNNAQQNFSGAGYDDLPAAFARGNFAMMPDGTWNEPTIESAVNGAFDFGYIPFPASDNASDNSVLNGKIELQLGVASATKNKAAALKWLSFFSEKSTYTTFAKTAGFSSSQPGIDTSKFLKSISQYTEKYEPAWDQVWVANNKAGEDAVYPFNYPALSPLGTKSAQSAAASSESAWSAAF encoded by the coding sequence ATGAAACCAACTAGCAGTTTTCGCGGAAAGCTCGGCCGTGGCATGGTCGCCGCGGTGGCGATGCTCGCCGCCGTCGGGACAACGGCAGCCTGCGGTTCGACAGGATCTTCCAGTTCCAGCGATTCTGAAATATCTGGACAACTTAACATTCTGGTTTCCAGCGCATCCGCATCAGACACGGCATTCAAGCAGGTCAACAAGGCATTCGAAGCAAAGTATCCCAAAGTCAAGGTGAACTTCTCCTCCGTTCCCAACGACTCCTATCCCGCGACAAAGGCATCGCGCCTTTCAGCCGGAACTCTGGACATCTTCGTCTTGAAGAATTTCGTCGAAGTGCCGAGCTATGCGAAGGATTCCACTTCGGACGACACGCTCATGGCCCAGTCAGGCGGTCTTGTGGACCTGACGAATGAGTCATTCATGAAGGATTACACCTCCTCGGTCCTGAAGGCTCAGGAAATCGGCGGAAAACAGTATTCCGTGCCAACCGGCCTGAGCTATTCGACAGGAATCTATTACAACAAGAAGATCTTTGCAGACAATGGATTGAAAGCTCCGACGACATGGTCCGAACTTGAATCCGTGATGAGCACTCTGAAGAGCAAGGGCATCACGCCCTTCGGAATCGGCGGAAAGGACACCTGGCCTGCCGGTCTGATCATGCTCGGAAGCGTAGCCTCCGAATACCCGACGCTGGCCGCCAAGCAGGCTCTGGCCAAGAATCTGTGGACGCAGAAGGTCTCGCTCACGGACTCGAAGCCTGAAGGCATACTCGAGAAGACTCAGACGATCTTCAACAATGCCCAGCAGAACTTCTCGGGCGCCGGATATGACGATCTTCCCGCGGCATTCGCACGGGGCAACTTTGCGATGATGCCCGATGGAACTTGGAACGAGCCCACGATCGAATCGGCAGTGAACGGGGCGTTCGACTTTGGATACATCCCATTCCCCGCCTCCGACAACGCCAGCGACAATTCGGTTCTCAACGGCAAAATCGAGCTCCAGCTCGGCGTGGCCTCAGCCACGAAGAACAAGGCAGCGGCATTGAAGTGGCTGTCGTTCTTCTCTGAGAAATCGACGTATACGACCTTCGCGAAGACAGCTGGATTCTCTTCGTCCCAACCCGGCATCGACACATCGAAGTTCCTCAAGTCGATCTCCCAATACACGGAAAAATATGAACCTGCCTGGGATCAGGTGTGGGTCGCGAACAACAAGGCCGGCGAAGATGCCGTCTATCCGTTCAACTACCCAGCCCTTTCGCCTCTTGGCACGAAATCAGCTCAAAGCGCCGCCGCTTCGTCCGAATCCGCATGGTCTGCGGCATTCTGA
- a CDS encoding LacI family DNA-binding transcriptional regulator — MPDKSADSKRRVTIVDVAKAAGVALSSTSAALNNRPGVSDKTRRRIVAKAEELGYTPSLRGRSLSSKRTFSIGLVIQRDIDVLESDPFFGSFITGIEEVISHKDYALVLQISKSERETLERYRKLSSDGRVDGVFLNELKINDARAELVRELGLPAVAINSANSLQFPNVRQDASIPFRQLTELLISQGHTNIGHVSGPQEFLHSYVRQHAWEQTMHLHGLRIGPVFHGDFTYEGGKRAASTMMRQTPRPTAVVCSNDLMAVGFIQGCKDLGLRIPQDVSVTGYDGIALSTYIRPTLVTAQTNPRHLAREAAEMLMQIVDGGHPENRTIPPASIVLGNSVGRAPHK, encoded by the coding sequence ATGCCAGATAAATCTGCGGACAGCAAGAGACGCGTGACCATCGTCGATGTCGCGAAGGCGGCCGGCGTCGCGCTGAGCTCGACCTCTGCGGCCTTGAACAATCGTCCGGGCGTTTCCGACAAGACAAGAAGGCGAATCGTCGCGAAGGCCGAGGAACTGGGATACACGCCTTCCCTCAGAGGCCGTAGCCTTTCTTCGAAGCGAACCTTTTCGATCGGGCTGGTGATTCAACGAGACATAGACGTCCTCGAGTCCGACCCCTTCTTCGGAAGCTTCATCACCGGCATCGAAGAGGTCATCTCGCATAAGGACTATGCCCTGGTGCTTCAGATAAGCAAAAGCGAGCGCGAAACGCTTGAACGATACAGGAAGCTTTCCTCGGATGGCCGCGTCGATGGCGTGTTCCTCAACGAGTTGAAGATCAACGATGCGCGTGCCGAGCTCGTCAGGGAGCTGGGACTGCCCGCAGTCGCGATCAATTCCGCGAACTCACTGCAGTTCCCGAATGTCAGACAGGATGCCTCCATCCCATTCAGGCAATTGACCGAGCTCCTCATCAGCCAAGGACATACGAACATCGGCCACGTCAGCGGACCGCAGGAGTTCCTGCATTCCTATGTCCGCCAGCACGCCTGGGAGCAGACGATGCACCTGCATGGCCTGCGCATCGGTCCCGTCTTCCATGGAGACTTTACCTACGAAGGCGGCAAGCGGGCCGCGTCGACGATGATGCGGCAGACGCCGCGCCCCACCGCGGTGGTCTGCAGCAACGACCTCATGGCGGTTGGATTCATCCAGGGATGCAAGGATCTCGGTCTGCGAATCCCACAGGACGTTTCAGTCACCGGATACGATGGCATCGCGCTTTCCACCTACATTCGGCCGACCTTGGTCACGGCGCAGACGAATCCACGGCATCTGGCGCGCGAGGCGGCGGAGATGCTGATGCAGATAGTCGATGGTGGACACCCGGAAAACCGCACGATTCCGCCTGCAAGCATCGTCCTTGGCAATTCCGTCGGACGGGCGCCCCATAAATAA
- a CDS encoding class F sortase → MVAKRRGSRRVALLLTALFLATALVGVFMVGRGAVEYHSAAKDMHGNSVTMDSDELPDGQQTRRMHAVQDLGLTLEVPAVSMKVPVGELSAVDGVITPPTFTQAYLVRNRGVGLQKAADGTVYVVTHSLSDGFAPGNYLFDVAAQRATVKRGDALRIAGLNYSVDSSEMIAKTSLASRSDVWDSVPGRLVLITCLQRQHGRSLRNLVIFAQLQ, encoded by the coding sequence ATGGTTGCGAAGAGGAGAGGTTCGCGTCGCGTCGCGCTTCTTCTCACCGCGCTGTTCCTCGCGACCGCCCTCGTCGGCGTATTCATGGTGGGCAGGGGTGCTGTCGAGTATCATAGTGCGGCCAAGGACATGCACGGCAATTCGGTGACCATGGATTCGGATGAACTGCCCGATGGGCAGCAGACGAGACGGATGCATGCGGTCCAAGACCTTGGCCTGACGCTGGAGGTACCTGCCGTGTCGATGAAGGTTCCTGTGGGGGAGCTCTCCGCAGTCGACGGCGTGATCACCCCACCGACGTTCACGCAGGCATATCTGGTTCGCAATCGCGGGGTGGGCCTGCAGAAAGCGGCCGATGGGACGGTGTATGTGGTGACCCATTCTCTCAGCGACGGATTCGCCCCGGGAAACTACCTCTTCGACGTCGCGGCGCAGAGGGCGACCGTGAAGCGTGGAGACGCCCTAAGGATCGCCGGCCTGAACTATTCGGTCGATTCCAGCGAGATGATAGCCAAGACGAGCCTGGCATCGCGCTCCGATGTCTGGGATTCGGTCCCGGGGCGACTGGTGCTGATAACGTGCCTGCAACGCCAGCATGGGCGCTCACTTCGCAACCTCGTCATTTTCGCGCAGCTGCAATAA